A genome region from Setaria italica strain Yugu1 chromosome III, Setaria_italica_v2.0, whole genome shotgun sequence includes the following:
- the LOC101775910 gene encoding bifunctional protein FolD 2: MAQIIDGKAIAADIRREVAAEVATLSSAHNVVPGLAVVIVGSRKDSQTYVNMKRKACAEVGIRSVDVDLPEDISELALVAEVHRLNADPAVHGILVQLPLPKHINEEKILSEISIEKDVDGFHPLNIGKLAMKGREPLFVPCTPKGCMELLSRSGVTVKGKRAVVVGRSNIVGLPVSLLLLKADATVSIVHSRTSNPESIVREADIVIAAAGQAMMIKGDWIKPGAAVIDVGTNSVDDPTRKSGYRLVGDVDFAEVSKVAGYLTPVPGGVGPMTVAMLLKNTVDGAKRGIVE; the protein is encoded by the exons ATGGCGCAGATCATCGACGGCAAGGCCATCGCCGCCGACATCCGCCGCGAGGTCGCGGCCGAGGTCGCCACGCTCTCATCTGCCCACAACGTC GTGCCCGGGCTAGCGGTGGTGATCGTGGGGAGCAGGAAGGACTCGCAGACGTACGTGAACATGAAGCGCAAGGCCTGCGCCGAGGTCGGCATCCGCTCCGTCGACGTCGACCTCCCCGAGGACATCTCCGAGCTCGCGCTCGTCGCCGAGGTCCACCGCCTCAACGCCGACCCCGCCGTGCACG GCATCCTTGTGCAGCTTCCATTGCCTAAGCACATCAATGAAGAGAAGATATTGAGTGAGATCAGCATTGAGAAAGATGTCGATGGTTTCCATCCTCTCAATATTGGCAAACTTGCAATGAAAGGCAGGGAACCACTTTTTGTACCATGTACACCAAAG GGATGCATGGAGCTCTTGTCACGGAGTGGAGTTACCGTTAAAGGGAAACGAGCAGTTGTGGTTGGCCGCAGCAATATAGTCGGGCTACCTGTATCCCTTCTCCTTCTGAAGGCAGATGCAACAGTATCAATTGTGCACTCACGGACCTCGAATCCGGAAAGCATTGTCCGCGAAGCTGACATAGTCATTGCAGCAGCTGGGCAGGCTATGATG ATCAAAGGGGACTGGATCAAGCCAGGCGCTGCCGTTATAGATGTTGGGACGAACTCAGTCGACGACCCTACCAGGAAGTCTGGGTACCGGCTCGTCGGTGATGTGGATTTCGCAGAGGTGAGCAAGGTCGCCGGTTACCTGACGCCAGTCCCAGGAGGCGTCGGCCCAATGACGGTGGCGATGCTGCTGAAGAACACGGTGGACGGCGCAAAGCGGGGAATAGTCGAGTAG